The following proteins are encoded in a genomic region of Chelmon rostratus isolate fCheRos1 chromosome 3, fCheRos1.pri, whole genome shotgun sequence:
- the nsmce1 gene encoding non-structural maintenance of chromosomes element 1 homolog yields MSRQMGDSHRRFLQTMMANGIIDEQGAKSLYHHCCETHNTQHAPDKLDDFIETINSKLQPLFMQIRKGMSEDNGHQYYALVIMAETEVTRMSLDYADNELELFRKTMDLIVGSENGKASSTDILNISDTLTTKKLKKSETEHLLNRLVHDKWLNEKRGEYTFSTRCIMEMEPYIRTVYQDQVKVCHICHNVAFQCQMCENPLCGIKIHNPCVARYFKGRTEPRCPACDDFWPHEIPEVRQPHSQSRR; encoded by the exons ATGTCTCGACAGATGGGAGACAGCCATCGGAGGTTCCTGCAGACCATGATGGCCAATGGCATCATTGATGAACAAGGGGCAAAGTCACTCTATCACCACTGTTGCGAAACACACAACA cacagCACGCCCCTGACAAACTGGATGATTTCATTGAAACAATCAACTCAAAGCTGCAGCCCCTGTTCATGCAGATTAGAAAAGGGATGTCTGAAGACAACGGTCACCAGTACTATGCCTTG GTAATCATGGCTGAGACTGAAGTAACCAGGATGTCGTTAGACTATGCTGACAATGAGCTGGAGCTGTTCAGGAAGACG ATGGACCTGATTGTGGGCTCTGAGAATGGAAAGGCCTCCTCCACTGACATTCTGAACATCAGCGACACCCTGACCACCAAGAAGTTGAAGAAGAGCGAGACGGAACACCTCTTGAACCGACTCGTGCATGACAAATGGCTGAATGAG AAACGGGGTGAATACACTTTTTCCACCAGATGTATCATGGAGATGGAGCCATACATTCGCACAGTGTATCAGGACCAGGTTAAAGTGTGCCACATCTGTCACAACGTGGCTTTCCAG TGCCAAATGTGTGAGAATCCTCTATGTggcataaaaatacacaaccCGTGTGTGGCTAGATACTTTAAAGGAAGAACAGAGCCGCGGTGTCCAGCCTGTGATGACTTCTGGCCTCATGAAATCCCTG AAGTCAGGCAGCCCCACTCTCAGTCCAGAAGATGA
- the vps37a gene encoding vacuolar protein sorting-associated protein 37A isoform X1: MNWFFPQSKGSGPLPPLNSLQQQRQRQIDSLKAAHPSLAEIQKDVEYRIPFTVNNSTVSVNILLPPQFPQEKPVVSVYPPVGHHLVDSNNGTMITSPLITNFGMHSDLGKVIQSLLDEFWKSPPALMSTAPGGFPYSMYKPSGIAPYPTQAFHYGPRHVGPSHAQPAGPGPAPSPAPMPHQGVDSAHGPPRAPAPYGLICDLPLPVPTGDSQAGLNGHMYKMPEIPESFPELCDMNLIQLSNMSESEDVLLEFFVTLPQLKQVTIDKEELVTNIVDMAKKNLQMEPQLEGKRQEMLYKYEQLTQMKSAFETRMQRQHELSESCSLSALQARLKVAAHQAEEESEETAENFLEGRTDIDEFLTSFMEKRTLCHSRRAKEEKLQQSINTHGQFPTSH; encoded by the exons ATGAACTGGTTTTTTCCCCAGTCCAAAGGCTCCggacctcttcctcctctcaacAGTCTACAGCAACAAAGACAGCGGCAGATCGACTCACTCAAAGCCGCTCATCCAAG CCTTGCAGAGATCCAGAAGGATGTTGAGTACAGAATACCATTCACAGTCAACAACTCCACCGTTAGTGTTAACAT TTTGCTGCCTCCTCAGTTCCCCCAGGAGAAGCCGGTGGTTAGTGTCTACCCCCCCGTTGGTCATCATTTAGTCGACAGCAATAATGGCACCATGATCACCAGCCCACTCATCACCAAT TTTGGGATGCACTCAGATCTGGGAAAGGTCATTCAGAGTCTGCTCGACGAGTTTTGGAAGAGTCCTCCTGCCTTGATGTCCACTGCCCCTGGTGGCTTTCCATA CAGTATGTACAAGCCGTCGGGTATCGCTCCCTACCCCACTCAGGCTTTCCACTATGGTCCTCGCCACGTGGGTCCCAGTCACGCTCAGCCTGCTGGTCCAGGCCCAGCACCATCTCCAGCTCCCATGCCTCACCAAGGGGTCGATAGTGCCCATGGGCCCCCTCGAGCTCCAGCCCCATACGGACTGATTTGTGACCTGCCGCTACCTGTTCCTACAGGAGACTCCCAG gCTGGACTGAATGGACACATGTACAAGATGCCTGAGATTCCAGAGTCTTTTCCAGAACTCTGTGACATGAA TCTGATCCAGTTGTCGAACATGTCTGAAAGCGAGGATGTGTTACTGGAGTTCTTCGTGACTTTGCCACAGCTCAAACAGGTCACCATTGATAAAGAAGAGCTGGTCACCAATATAGTGGACATGGCTA AGAAAAACCTTCAGATGGAGCCACAGCTGgaaggaaaaagacaagaaatgcTCTACAAG TATGAACAGCTGACTCAGATGAAATCTGCCTTTGAGACAAGGATGCAGAGACAGCACGAACTCAGTGAG AGTTGCAGTCTTAGTGCTCTACAGGCTCGGTTAAAAGTTGCCGCCCACCAGGCTGAGGAGGAATCGGAGGAGACGGCCGAAAACTTCCTGGAGGGACGCACAGACATCGACGAATTCCTGACCAGCTTCATGGAGAAGAGAACG CTTTGCCACAGCAGAAGGGCCAAAGAGGAAAAGTTGCAACAGTCCATCAACACACATGGACAGTTTCCTACCAGCCACTAG
- the vps37a gene encoding vacuolar protein sorting-associated protein 37A isoform X2: MNWFFPQSKGSGPLPPLNSLQQQRQRQIDSLKAAHPSLAEIQKDVEYRIPFTVNNSTVSVNILLPPQFPQEKPVVSVYPPVGHHLVDSNNGTMITSPLITNFGMHSDLGKVIQSLLDEFWKSPPALMSTAPGGFPYMYKPSGIAPYPTQAFHYGPRHVGPSHAQPAGPGPAPSPAPMPHQGVDSAHGPPRAPAPYGLICDLPLPVPTGDSQAGLNGHMYKMPEIPESFPELCDMNLIQLSNMSESEDVLLEFFVTLPQLKQVTIDKEELVTNIVDMAKKNLQMEPQLEGKRQEMLYKYEQLTQMKSAFETRMQRQHELSESCSLSALQARLKVAAHQAEEESEETAENFLEGRTDIDEFLTSFMEKRTLCHSRRAKEEKLQQSINTHGQFPTSH, encoded by the exons ATGAACTGGTTTTTTCCCCAGTCCAAAGGCTCCggacctcttcctcctctcaacAGTCTACAGCAACAAAGACAGCGGCAGATCGACTCACTCAAAGCCGCTCATCCAAG CCTTGCAGAGATCCAGAAGGATGTTGAGTACAGAATACCATTCACAGTCAACAACTCCACCGTTAGTGTTAACAT TTTGCTGCCTCCTCAGTTCCCCCAGGAGAAGCCGGTGGTTAGTGTCTACCCCCCCGTTGGTCATCATTTAGTCGACAGCAATAATGGCACCATGATCACCAGCCCACTCATCACCAAT TTTGGGATGCACTCAGATCTGGGAAAGGTCATTCAGAGTCTGCTCGACGAGTTTTGGAAGAGTCCTCCTGCCTTGATGTCCACTGCCCCTGGTGGCTTTCCATA TATGTACAAGCCGTCGGGTATCGCTCCCTACCCCACTCAGGCTTTCCACTATGGTCCTCGCCACGTGGGTCCCAGTCACGCTCAGCCTGCTGGTCCAGGCCCAGCACCATCTCCAGCTCCCATGCCTCACCAAGGGGTCGATAGTGCCCATGGGCCCCCTCGAGCTCCAGCCCCATACGGACTGATTTGTGACCTGCCGCTACCTGTTCCTACAGGAGACTCCCAG gCTGGACTGAATGGACACATGTACAAGATGCCTGAGATTCCAGAGTCTTTTCCAGAACTCTGTGACATGAA TCTGATCCAGTTGTCGAACATGTCTGAAAGCGAGGATGTGTTACTGGAGTTCTTCGTGACTTTGCCACAGCTCAAACAGGTCACCATTGATAAAGAAGAGCTGGTCACCAATATAGTGGACATGGCTA AGAAAAACCTTCAGATGGAGCCACAGCTGgaaggaaaaagacaagaaatgcTCTACAAG TATGAACAGCTGACTCAGATGAAATCTGCCTTTGAGACAAGGATGCAGAGACAGCACGAACTCAGTGAG AGTTGCAGTCTTAGTGCTCTACAGGCTCGGTTAAAAGTTGCCGCCCACCAGGCTGAGGAGGAATCGGAGGAGACGGCCGAAAACTTCCTGGAGGGACGCACAGACATCGACGAATTCCTGACCAGCTTCATGGAGAAGAGAACG CTTTGCCACAGCAGAAGGGCCAAAGAGGAAAAGTTGCAACAGTCCATCAACACACATGGACAGTTTCCTACCAGCCACTAG